A window of Kingella potus genomic DNA:
TCCGGCAGCAAAGTCGGCGGCAAGCTCTACTCCGACGCACTGAGCAAAACCCCGCCCGCCGACACCTATACCGGCATGATGCGCCACAATATCGACTCGCTGGCCAACGCCATGAAATAAGCCCGCGCGCCATCGCAGAGGCCGTCTGAAAACGCGCAATCCGTGTTTTCAGACGGCCTCTGCCGCCCGGGTGCGGCGCAACGCCCGCGCACACGGCTCCGGCGTTTGACATTTTCCACCGCTTGCCGTTTAATCGCGCCCGCAAACCACACCGCCCGCTGTGCCGCACATCGGGCTTTGTTTTTAGACAAACCGCATCATGATCATCCTCGACCAAGTCTCCAAACACTATCAAAACCGCGACAAAACATCGTTTGCCGCCGTTCATCCACCAGCCTCGAAATCCGCGAAGGCGAAATTTTCGGCCTGATGGGCTATTCCGGCGCGGGAAAATCCACCCTGCTGCGCCTGATCAACCTGCTGGAACGCCCCGATACCGGCCGGGTACTGGTCGGCGGCAGGAACTGACCGCCATGAGTGCCGACGAATTGAGAAAAGCCCGCCAAAACATCGGCATGGTATTCCAACAGTTCAACCTGCTCGCCAACCGCACCGTGGCCGGCAACGTCGCCTTCCCGCTGGAAATTGCCGGATGGCCGTCTGAAAAACCGCCGAACGGGTATACCAATGCCTTGAATCGTCGGCCTTGCCGACCGCGCCGCCACTATCCCGCCCAACTTTCCGGCGGGCAGAAACAGCGCGTCGGCA
This region includes:
- a CDS encoding ATP-binding cassette domain-containing protein, giving the protein MSADELRKARQNIGMVFQQFNLLANRTVAGNVAFPLEIAGWPSEKPPNGYTNALNRRPCRPRRHYPAQLSGGQKQRVGIARALAPNPKVILADEPTSALDPSTPAACSNASKTSTAAST
- a CDS encoding ATP-binding cassette domain-containing protein translates to MTFSTACRLIAPANHTARCAAHRALFLDKPHHDHPRPSLQTLSKPRQNIVCRRSSTSLEIREGEIFGLMGYSGAGKSTLLRLINLLERPDTGRVLVGGRN